The region GTACTTCTCCTCCAGGGGACGCAACTCGTCGAGTACGTGCAGACAGTTGACGCAGCAGAAGGTCCAGAAGTCGAGGATCACGAAACGTCCTCGGAGATCTGCCAGCTTGAGGTCCTGCCCGCCGGTGTTCAGCCACGCGCGGCCCTGGAACTCGGGTGCGCGTACCCGTGGTGATGCGTCCATGCGATCAGCCTGCCACGCCGTCTGGCGTCGAAGGCGGGGGGTTGTGCAGGTCTGCCAGCGGTGAGCGTCCCGGAGCATGGCCTCACCCTGGGGAGTCACGATTCCGCCCCGGCACCGGACGTCCCCCTGTGGCGGGCCATTGGCGAGCCACCACTACTTGTTGCTGCGGTTGCGAGCCTGGATGGCGAGCATGACCGGGGTGGGTGTGCCGCCTTCGGTGAAGTGCTCGAACTCCAACCCAGCGTCGAGGAAGGCGTGCAGCAGTTCCGGCAGAGGGCGGTGGGTGGCCCCGACCTTGTCGCGGACTCCTTGATCGGTCCAGGAGTTGTGGGTCCAGTGGCTGTCGAGATAGCCGGGCCGGATTACGACGGCGTCCGGGTCGGTCCGGTCGGCGAACCCGCCACAGAAACAGGGGTGCACCCCGATGTGGACGAACCTGCCGCCCGGCCTCAGTACTCGGGCGACCTCACGGAGCACCTGAGGATAGGCCGGCATGTCGGTGTGGACCATCACGGCGACGACGGCGGGCAGGCAGCCGTCGGGGAACGGGAGTCGTCCGACGTCGGCTCGGGCGATCGGTAGGCGGCCCGCAGCGTGTCTCAGCATCCCCGCGGAGAGGTCCACCCCGAGGGGGCACCAACCCAGCTCACGAACGAGCGAGGCGTACCTGCCGGTGCCGCAGCCGATCTCCAGGCAGGTGCCTTTACCCGCACCCAGCAGAAGGCGTAGCGCCTGCTCGATGCCGAGTGGATCGCCGTCGGCTTGTCGCCCGACGAACTCCTCCTCGTACCAGTCCGCGATCTCGTCGTACGTCGACACCGGTCCCATGCGTTCCACCCTAACCATCTCAATCGATCAGACGCGATGGCCGACGTAGGTGCTCTCTTCGTGAACGTGGTGCCATTGGGTGATGACGATGGAGTCATTGTGGCTTCATCTAGGGCCAAATATGTGCCATCATGGCACCATGAACGTCAATCAGAGCAAGATGCTGCGGATCTTCCGGCGAGTGGGGGTCATGGCCCTGGCTGTCACACTGCTGGCCGGGGCAGCCACACCCGGGATGGCCGCTCCGGACACCATGGCCGCGTCGAAGGTCGCTGCCGGGCAGGAGCGCCCGGAGTTGCAGGCGGCTATCCAGGAGTTCGTCGACATCGGTTTCGCCGGGATGCAGATGCGCGTGCACGATCAGCAGGGCGAGTGGGTCGGCAGTGCCGGGGTACGCAAGCTGGGTGAAACCGCGAAGCCGCCGACGAACGGGCGGTTCCGGATCGGCAGCAACACCAAGACCTTCATCGCGACCGTGGTGTTGCAACTGGTGGCCGAGGGCAAGGTCCGGCTGGACAACCCGGCGGCCGACTACCTGCCGCAGTTCGGGCTGGACCGGCGGATCACGGTGCGGATGCTGTTGCAGCACACCAGCGGGGTGTTCAGCCACACCGGCGACTATTACGACGGGACGGCCATGCCGGGGATCCCCTCGGCGGGCCAGGAATGGGTGGACAACCGGTTCCGCACCTACCGGCCGGCGGAACTGGTGCGGTTCGCCCTGTCCAAGCCGGCGCTATTCGCGCCCGGGACGAGCTGGAACTACTCCAACACCAACTACACGCTGGCCGGACTGTTGATCGAGCAGGTCACCGGCCGCTCGTACGCCGAGGAGATGCAACGGCGGATCCTGCGGCCACTCGGGCTATCGGGCACTGTGGTGCCGGGTGCCTGGTCGGGGATCCCCGGGCCGCATGCCCGCAGCTACTACCACTATCAGGACGCCGGCCAGTGGCGGACGGTCGACGTCACCCGGCAGAATCCCTCCTGGCTGTTCGGTGCCGGTGACATGATCTCGACCACCCAGGATCTGCACACGTTCTTCTCCGCGCTGCTGGGCGGCAAGCTCCTGCCGGCCCCGCTGCTGGCCGAGATGCGCAAGGCGCATCCGGGCGGCAACGGCTTCGGCCTGGGGTTGCGCGTACAGGACGTGAGCCCGGACTGCGACGGCACCATCTTCTTCCACAACGGCAGCACCATCGGCTCCGGAGCGCTGATGTACAGCACGCCCGACGGCAGCAAGACCCTGACTGCCTCGGTGACCGGCGGAAACACTGAAGTCGACCTGGTAGGGGAGTATCCGGCAGCGTTGGACAACCTCCTCAAGGAGGTGTTCTGCGGCGAGTAGGCCGCAGCCTGACAGGCCAGCCGACAGCCTGAACACCGGACCGGTACGCCTGCTCGGACGCCGGGCAGAGCAGGTATACCGCGTTCGTAGTACGCATCGAGGGCGGTCCGTTCGTACAGTGCCGGTATGCGGCGGTGGCTGGTGGACGCGGCACTGGTGGTCGGTGCCGGTGGTGTCACGGTGTATCGGGTCGCCGTCGCGACGGTGGCCCCGGCGGACCGACCACCCGACGAGTGGGCGTACGTCCTCAGCGTGGCGATGGCGGTGGCGCTGCTGGCGCGTCGAAGATGGCCGGGGACGGTCATGGCCGCGGTGGGCGGCCTGTTCCTGCTCTACCACGTGCTGGAGTACCCGGGCGGCGCGCCGGCGGTGCCGCTGTGGGTGGCGCTGTATTCGGTGGCGGTGGCCACCCGCCGCCGGGCTGGACTGGTGCTGGCCGGGATCCTTCTCGGGTTCGACGCCTACAGCCGCATGGTGATCAACCAGGTCGGGCTCCTGGACGCCACACTGGACAGCTCGACCGTGGTGTTCGTGTCGATGCTGCTCCTCGGCGAGGTGGTACGGGGTCGGCGGACAAGACTGGCGCTGCTGGCCGCCGACCGTGAGCGGGTGGCCGCGCTGCGGGTCACCGAGGAGCGGATACGCATCGCCCGGGAGTTGCATGACGTGACCGCGCACACCCTGGCGGTGGTGAACGTGCAGGCCGGGGTGGCGGCCGAGGTGCTGGACGACGATCCGGCACAGGCTCGGGCAGCGCTGGAGAACGTACGGCGTGCCGCCCGGGAGGCGCTGAACGAACTACGCGCGGCGGTGGGAACGATCCGCGACGGGTCGCGCCCAGCCGAGAGCGCAGACGACAGAACCGGGGGCGACAGAACCGGCGGCGCAGACGACAGAATCAGGGACGACAGAGCCGGCGGCGACAGAACCGGATGCGACAGAACCGAGGTGGAGCCGCCCGGACCCACCCTGGACCGGCTGCCCGCACTGGCCGCCTCGACCGGGGCCGTCGTCGTCTACGAGGGGGAACGACGGCCGCTGTCCCGGGCGGTGGAGTTGACGGCGTACCGGATCGTGCAGGAGGCGGTGGCCAACGCGCTGCGGCACGCGGAGGCCCAGCGGATCGACGTACGGCTGGGGTTTCGGCCGGATGGCCTGTCGCTGTTGGTCTCCGACGACGGTCGGGGCGCGACCGGACCGCCGGGCAACGGGCTGCGTGGCATGACGGAACGGGCCGTCGGCCTGGGTGGCTGGTTGCGGGTTGGCCCGGCCGACGGCGGGGGTTTCCAGGTACGGGGGTGGCTGCCGGGATGACGGTACGAGTGTTGCTGGCCGACGATCAGACGCTGGTCCGGGCCGGTTTCCGGGTGCTGTTGGAACGGGCCCCGGACATCGAGGTCGTCGGCGAGGCGGCCGACGGTGACGAGGCGATCGCCGCGACTCGGGCGCACCGGCCGGACGTGGTGCTGATGGACGTACGGATGCCCGGCACCGACGGGCTGACCGCCGCGCGGCGGATCCTCGCCGACGAGCGGCTGCCCGGGGTACGGGTCGTCATGCTGACCACCTTCGAGTTGGACGAGTACGTCTACGCCGCGCTGCACGCGGGCGCGAGCGGTTTCCTGCTCAAGGACCTGGAACCGGAGGAGCTACGGCGGGCGGTCCGGGTGGTGGCCGCCGGGGACGCGCTGCTGGCCCCGGCGGTGACCCGACGGCTCATCGCGGCGTACGCGGGTGGTCCGGCCGTGCCAGGGGTGCACACGTTGACCGCTCGGGAGCGGGAGGTGGTGGCGTTGGTCGCCGACGGGCTGTCCAACGCCGAGGTGGGAATGAGACTGCGGATGAGCCCGGCGACCGCCAAGACCCACACGAACCGGGCGATGGTCAAGCTCGGTGCCCGGGACCGGGCACAGCTCGTGGTCTTCGCCTACCGCAGCGGGCTGGCCCGGCTACCGCGTCCGCGGTAGCGTGCCGTCCGCGATCGACGGATTGGTCGACGTCGTTCCGCTCGTAGCGTCGAGCACATGTTTCTTATCTTGGGTCCGGCGCTCAATCTGCTCGCCGGCTTCTTCTGGGAGAGCGACCGGCAGGGGGTCACCGCCGGTACGCTCATCGTGCTCTCCACCGGTCTCTGGCTCATCGGCCTGCTCGGGCTCTACGACCGGCTACGGCCGCTCGCGCCGAGGTTCGTGGCGGTGGCCGTACCGCTGGCGGTCTTCGCCACCGTCGGTGGGCTCGCCTTCGGGTTCCAGAGCATCTACGAGGGGATGTTCGACGTCTCGCATGCCGCGGCGGTCGAGCAGCTCAACCACTATCCGTTCACCGCCAACTCGCTGTACTGGCTGGCCGGTCCGATGTTTCCGCTGACGCTGTTCCTGCTGGGGGCGATGCTGCTCAAGCTGCGGGCTGCGCCGCTGCCGGTCAGTGTGCTGATGATGTTGGGGGCAGTGGCGTTCCCGCTGAGTCGGATCACCCGGGAGCCGACCATCGCGCACGTGGCGGACGTACTGCTGTTGCTGCCATTCCTCTACCTGGCGGTGCGGTCGCGGTTTCCCAGCCGTCCCGCCGCCGAGGCAGCCAAGGCAACCGAATTATCCGAATCGGACGCGGGACGTAGGGGTCTCCCCCTATTGCGT is a window of Micromonospora polyrhachis DNA encoding:
- a CDS encoding sensor histidine kinase, coding for MRRWLVDAALVVGAGGVTVYRVAVATVAPADRPPDEWAYVLSVAMAVALLARRRWPGTVMAAVGGLFLLYHVLEYPGGAPAVPLWVALYSVAVATRRRAGLVLAGILLGFDAYSRMVINQVGLLDATLDSSTVVFVSMLLLGEVVRGRRTRLALLAADRERVAALRVTEERIRIARELHDVTAHTLAVVNVQAGVAAEVLDDDPAQARAALENVRRAAREALNELRAAVGTIRDGSRPAESADDRTGGDRTGGADDRIRDDRAGGDRTGCDRTEVEPPGPTLDRLPALAASTGAVVVYEGERRPLSRAVELTAYRIVQEAVANALRHAEAQRIDVRLGFRPDGLSLLVSDDGRGATGPPGNGLRGMTERAVGLGGWLRVGPADGGGFQVRGWLPG
- a CDS encoding class I SAM-dependent methyltransferase — translated: MGPVSTYDEIADWYEEEFVGRQADGDPLGIEQALRLLLGAGKGTCLEIGCGTGRYASLVRELGWCPLGVDLSAGMLRHAAGRLPIARADVGRLPFPDGCLPAVVAVMVHTDMPAYPQVLREVARVLRPGGRFVHIGVHPCFCGGFADRTDPDAVVIRPGYLDSHWTHNSWTDQGVRDKVGATHRPLPELLHAFLDAGLEFEHFTEGGTPTPVMLAIQARNRSNK
- a CDS encoding response regulator transcription factor, which encodes MTVRVLLADDQTLVRAGFRVLLERAPDIEVVGEAADGDEAIAATRAHRPDVVLMDVRMPGTDGLTAARRILADERLPGVRVVMLTTFELDEYVYAALHAGASGFLLKDLEPEELRRAVRVVAAGDALLAPAVTRRLIAAYAGGPAVPGVHTLTAREREVVALVADGLSNAEVGMRLRMSPATAKTHTNRAMVKLGARDRAQLVVFAYRSGLARLPRPR
- a CDS encoding serine hydrolase domain-containing protein; this translates as MNVNQSKMLRIFRRVGVMALAVTLLAGAATPGMAAPDTMAASKVAAGQERPELQAAIQEFVDIGFAGMQMRVHDQQGEWVGSAGVRKLGETAKPPTNGRFRIGSNTKTFIATVVLQLVAEGKVRLDNPAADYLPQFGLDRRITVRMLLQHTSGVFSHTGDYYDGTAMPGIPSAGQEWVDNRFRTYRPAELVRFALSKPALFAPGTSWNYSNTNYTLAGLLIEQVTGRSYAEEMQRRILRPLGLSGTVVPGAWSGIPGPHARSYYHYQDAGQWRTVDVTRQNPSWLFGAGDMISTTQDLHTFFSALLGGKLLPAPLLAEMRKAHPGGNGFGLGLRVQDVSPDCDGTIFFHNGSTIGSGALMYSTPDGSKTLTASVTGGNTEVDLVGEYPAALDNLLKEVFCGE